The following proteins come from a genomic window of Micromonospora echinofusca:
- a CDS encoding 2-phosphosulfolactate phosphatase, translating into MAAAVHVQPGSGARFDWGLTGAAELGRVCAVLVVVDVLSFTTAVDVAVGRGMRVHPFPWGEQAADYARRVGAVAAVGRRQVGPDHPWSLSPAALSTAPVVADLVLPSPNGSAISAAASATGLPVVAACLRNARAVGRWLTHQGYGATDAPIGVIASGERWPDGSLRPSVEDQLGAACVLDALSGVPGGLSVEAAMALAALASTPDVPAAVRGSVSGRELTEGGFGEDVEVAVRVGVSGVVPVLRQGVFSAT; encoded by the coding sequence GTGGCCGCGGCCGTCCACGTCCAACCCGGTTCCGGTGCCCGGTTCGACTGGGGGCTGACGGGGGCGGCCGAGCTGGGCCGGGTGTGCGCGGTGCTGGTGGTGGTGGACGTGCTGTCGTTCACCACCGCCGTGGACGTCGCGGTCGGGCGCGGCATGCGGGTGCACCCGTTCCCGTGGGGCGAGCAGGCGGCCGACTACGCGCGGCGGGTCGGCGCGGTCGCGGCGGTGGGCCGCCGGCAGGTGGGCCCGGACCATCCGTGGTCGCTCTCCCCGGCGGCGCTGAGCACCGCGCCGGTCGTCGCCGACCTGGTGCTGCCGTCGCCGAACGGTTCGGCGATCAGCGCGGCGGCCAGCGCCACCGGGCTGCCGGTGGTCGCGGCCTGCCTGCGCAACGCGCGCGCCGTCGGCCGTTGGCTCACCCACCAGGGGTACGGCGCGACGGACGCGCCGATCGGCGTGATCGCCTCGGGTGAGCGCTGGCCGGACGGCTCGCTTCGGCCCTCCGTGGAGGACCAGCTGGGGGCGGCCTGCGTGCTGGACGCCCTGTCGGGTGTGCCCGGCGGTCTGTCCGTGGAGGCGGCGATGGCGCTCGCCGCGCTCGCCAGCACCCCCGACGTGCCCGCCGCGGTCCGTGGCAGCGTGTCGGGCCGCGAGCTGACCGAGGGCGGCTTCGGCGAGGACGTCGAGGTCGCCGTCCGGGTCGGCGTGTCGGGCGTGGTCCCGGTGCTGCGCCAGGGCGTCTTCTCCGCCACCTGA